Proteins from a single region of Bacteroidia bacterium:
- a CDS encoding DUF4139 domain-containing protein has protein sequence MKKIIMLALASLMFAQIFAINDPKTMKTTIKDITIFLSGAQISRIGTAQLPAGNSFVIIRDLPQDLNPQSVQVNGKGDFTIMSVVHQINYLKEQEKTKEIIALEDSLESIKDKINYENGMLYVYNNEEGMILTNKSLAGQNTGVSIAALKEASDFYRNRLADIKTKQLAINKKVLKYNERMNVILNQLAALNAKKNIPTSEVVVMVNADQSVNAAFTVSYIVSTAGWSPSYDLRAKDINNPIEIAYKANVYQTTGEDWEKVKLTLSTANPSVSGTKPNINPWYLGFYEPYTYSYEINKEKAKGEVMKSEAAPASMAMNEVSVMDAKTSSSYTSVTESTTNIEFEISQPYDIPANGNAYTVEMTKTTLPATYEYYAAPKIDKDAFLLAKVTGWESLNMLPGNIFLYFEGTYIGQSYFDARNLNDTLDLSLGRDKNIVIKREKMKDYASRKLVGTNQKDTRGFEISVRNKKSQPITIVIEDQLPISTNKEIEIERIDISNAKVKEESALLSWKLELKPAETKKFKLVYAVKYPKDKTVVLE, from the coding sequence ATGAAAAAGATAATTATGCTGGCATTGGCAAGCTTAATGTTTGCTCAGATTTTTGCAATTAATGATCCTAAAACAATGAAGACTACTATTAAAGACATTACTATCTTTCTTAGTGGTGCTCAAATTTCAAGAATTGGTACTGCTCAGCTTCCGGCAGGAAACAGCTTTGTAATAATAAGAGATCTGCCACAGGATTTAAACCCTCAATCTGTTCAGGTTAATGGTAAAGGTGATTTTACTATTATGTCTGTTGTTCACCAGATAAATTATTTAAAAGAACAGGAAAAGACTAAAGAAATTATTGCTTTGGAAGATAGTTTGGAAAGTATTAAAGATAAAATTAATTACGAAAACGGAATGTTATACGTTTATAACAACGAAGAGGGAATGATACTAACAAATAAATCTCTTGCAGGTCAGAATACAGGTGTTAGTATTGCAGCGTTAAAAGAAGCAAGTGATTTTTATAGAAATCGTTTAGCTGATATAAAAACAAAACAACTTGCAATAAATAAAAAGGTTTTAAAATACAATGAACGAATGAATGTTATACTCAATCAACTTGCTGCGCTAAATGCCAAAAAGAATATTCCTACTTCTGAAGTTGTTGTTATGGTAAATGCCGATCAGTCTGTTAATGCTGCTTTTACTGTAAGCTACATTGTTAGCACTGCAGGGTGGAGTCCTTCATATGATTTACGTGCAAAAGATATTAATAACCCGATTGAGATTGCTTATAAAGCTAATGTATATCAGACTACCGGCGAAGACTGGGAAAAAGTAAAACTTACATTGTCAACTGCAAATCCTTCAGTTAGCGGAACAAAACCAAATATTAATCCATGGTATCTTGGATTTTATGAGCCATATACATATTCTTATGAAATAAATAAAGAGAAAGCAAAAGGAGAGGTAATGAAATCTGAAGCTGCACCTGCATCAATGGCTATGAACGAAGTAAGTGTTATGGATGCTAAAACAAGCAGTTCATATACATCCGTAACAGAAAGTACAACAAATATTGAATTTGAAATTTCTCAGCCTTATGATATTCCTGCAAACGGAAATGCCTATACTGTTGAAATGACTAAAACAACTTTACCTGCAACTTATGAATATTATGCTGCACCAAAAATTGATAAAGATGCATTTTTGTTAGCAAAAGTAACAGGGTGGGAGAGTTTGAATATGCTACCTGGCAATATCTTTCTTTATTTTGAGGGAACATATATCGGACAATCATATTTTGATGCACGCAACTTAAACGATACTCTTGATTTATCTCTTGGCAGGGATAAAAATATTGTAATTAAACGCGAAAAAATGAAAGATTATGCAAGTCGTAAACTTGTTGGCACTAACCAAAAAGATACAAGAGGGTTTGAAATTTCTGTACGTAATAAAAAGAGTCAACCCATAACAATAGTTATAGAAGACCAATTACCAATTTCAACAAACAAAGAAATTGAAATTGAAAGAATAGATATTTCTAATGCAAAAGTTAAAGAAGAATCTGCACTTTTAAGCTGGAAGCTAGAGTTGAAACCTGCCGAAACAAAGAAATTTAAACTTGTTTATGCTGTTAAATATCCTAAGGATAAAACGGTGGTTTTAGAGTAA
- a CDS encoding T9SS type A sorting domain-containing protein, with amino-acid sequence MKKNYLILIIILTSFLTANAQYTKLFDFEGSASGCNPEGTLISDGTYLYGMTSTGGTNNFGTIYKIKFDGTGYYKLLDFNGAVNGKEPFGSLILDGVFLYGMTHGGGVNDMGTIFRIKTNGTSYFKLLDFSGTSNGKGPLGSLILNGLYLYGMTQEGGTNNMGKIFKIKPDGTGYSTLLNFAGITNGNGPAGTLIFDGTFFYGTTIYGGTNNNGTIFKIKPDGTGYLKLLDLDGVNNGMGLVCSLISDGTFLYGMTVYGGLNNLGTIFKIKPDGTGYLKLRDFDDNVNGYKPFGSLTFVGTVLYGMTSYSGTNSHGIIFKVKPDGSDYLKLLDFAGISNGSFPYASSLFYNGTSLYGVTEGGGTNQMGTIFKYDIVIGIDDNQLESEINTFPNPNNGLFIVKKEVENTIDKIEIYNILGEKIYFSNIMQNNAVEINITNSPNGIYFVKIYEKERFHIEKILKH; translated from the coding sequence ATGAAAAAGAATTATTTAATCTTAATTATTATTTTAACCTCATTTTTAACTGCAAATGCTCAATACACTAAACTTTTCGACTTTGAAGGTTCTGCAAGTGGGTGTAATCCTGAAGGGACATTAATTTCAGATGGGACTTATTTATATGGAATGACTTCAACGGGTGGTACAAACAATTTTGGTACAATTTATAAAATAAAGTTTGATGGTACAGGTTATTATAAATTACTTGACTTTAATGGCGCAGTTAATGGTAAAGAGCCATTTGGTTCTCTTATTCTTGATGGAGTATTTCTCTATGGAATGACACATGGTGGAGGTGTTAATGATATGGGTACAATTTTTAGAATAAAGACAAATGGTACAAGTTATTTTAAACTTTTGGACTTTTCAGGTACTTCAAACGGAAAAGGGCCTTTGGGCTCACTTATTTTAAATGGCTTATATCTTTATGGTATGACACAAGAGGGTGGTACAAATAATATGGGCAAAATCTTTAAAATAAAACCTGATGGGACAGGCTATTCCACACTTTTAAATTTTGCCGGTATTACAAATGGTAATGGACCTGCTGGGACTCTAATTTTTGATGGAACTTTTTTCTATGGAACTACTATATACGGTGGAACTAATAATAATGGAACAATCTTTAAAATAAAACCAGATGGAACTGGATATTTGAAACTTCTAGACTTAGATGGTGTAAATAATGGAATGGGGCTTGTTTGTTCACTTATTTCTGATGGTACATTTCTTTATGGGATGACAGTTTATGGCGGTTTAAACAATTTGGGAACAATTTTTAAAATCAAACCAGATGGAACTGGCTATTTAAAGCTTAGGGATTTCGATGACAATGTGAATGGTTATAAGCCTTTTGGTTCTCTTACATTTGTTGGAACTGTACTTTACGGAATGACTTCTTATAGTGGAACAAATAGCCACGGTATAATCTTTAAAGTAAAACCTGATGGAAGTGACTATTTAAAACTATTAGATTTTGCAGGTATTTCAAATGGAAGTTTTCCGTATGCTTCTTCCTTATTTTATAATGGGACTTCGCTTTATGGTGTAACAGAGGGTGGTGGTACAAACCAAATGGGAACAATTTTTAAATATGACATTGTCATTGGCATAGATGATAATCAGTTAGAATCTGAAATTAATACATTCCCTAATCCTAACAATGGACTATTCATAGTTAAAAAAGAAGTTGAAAATACAATTGACAAAATTGAAATATACAATATTCTTGGAGAAAAAATTTATTTTTCAAACATTATGCAAAATAATGCAGTTGAAATAAATATAACTAATTCTCCTAATGGAATATACTTTGTAAAAATTTATGAAAAAGAGAGATTCCATATAGAGAAAATTTTGAAACATTAG
- a CDS encoding C_GCAxxG_C_C family protein, translated as MSKNQIIKEKLKNGFNCAQIVAAEFSDKVNVNEKTILAATAAFGGGISRQAKTCGALTGGAVVLGLAKGNTEAMDTASKDLTYNSVQDLFSQFVKIHGSTSCKELLDCDISTSEGLAIHKTGCNAEKCEKYIETSIEILEKIFERFNQK; from the coding sequence ATGAGCAAAAATCAAATAATAAAAGAAAAACTAAAAAACGGCTTTAATTGTGCACAAATTGTTGCTGCCGAATTTTCTGATAAAGTAAATGTAAACGAAAAAACAATTTTAGCAGCAACTGCAGCTTTTGGTGGTGGTATTAGCAGGCAAGCCAAGACTTGCGGCGCATTAACCGGAGGTGCAGTTGTATTAGGTTTAGCAAAAGGTAATACAGAAGCAATGGATACTGCTTCAAAAGATTTAACTTATAATTCAGTTCAAGATTTATTTTCGCAATTTGTTAAAATACATGGTTCAACTTCGTGTAAGGAATTATTAGATTGTGATATAAGTACATCCGAAGGTCTGGCAATACATAAAACGGGCTGTAATGCCGAAAAGTGTGAAAAATATATTGAGACCTCAATAGAAATACTAGAGAAAATTTTTGAAAGGTTTAACCAGAAATGA
- a CDS encoding T9SS type A sorting domain-containing protein, translated as MNFKRKILTITFVILLSTIVNAQTTSLFCTHNSSTLGGFAYSNCDLLTDSVYDYTLFPVLISSNYVSSTVDSANHIYYFSDGVRIYGVNTLNNNLVLNLPYPVTGTFLIANIQYNPCDSLIYGTAFDYITNYSVSIISFNPNDSTLNTLASLPSYQIHKGSGTIDTANNLYLFELSNSPFNTICGFDITLGAISFLTQISYMTTEENFFGISYDCTNSRLVGISVTASDSLAYLSYVTPLSGELFHINTIGWEGAYTPFLHAGSCIDNTNNVYYFAPKQNIINSVNLNTGNLISSDTISVNALFGIELLTSCTCPLTTKIITKSDNSKITIYPNPASNEINITHSFFNKANNYELIISNAVGKTQKQLKINSSSTNINISDLLPGIYFIKTLINNNETDHSSFIIIR; from the coding sequence ATGAATTTTAAAAGAAAAATCCTAACAATTACTTTTGTTATATTGTTATCTACAATAGTCAATGCTCAGACAACTTCTTTGTTTTGCACACATAATTCTTCAACGTTAGGAGGTTTTGCTTATTCTAATTGCGACTTATTAACTGACAGTGTTTATGATTACACTTTATTCCCAGTATTAATAAGTTCAAATTATGTTAGTTCTACAGTTGATTCAGCCAACCATATTTATTATTTTTCAGATGGTGTTAGAATTTACGGAGTAAATACTTTAAATAATAATCTTGTGCTTAATCTACCATATCCGGTAACAGGTACATTTTTAATTGCAAATATTCAATACAACCCATGTGACTCACTCATTTATGGTACTGCTTTCGATTATATAACTAACTATTCTGTAAGTATTATTTCTTTTAATCCTAATGATAGTACCTTAAACACACTTGCATCATTACCAAGTTATCAAATTCATAAAGGATCAGGGACAATAGATACAGCAAATAATTTATATCTTTTCGAGCTTTCAAATAGTCCATTTAACACAATTTGCGGCTTTGATATAACCTTAGGTGCTATTAGTTTTTTAACACAAATATCCTATATGACAACCGAAGAAAACTTTTTTGGAATCTCATATGACTGCACAAACTCAAGACTAGTTGGAATTTCTGTTACTGCATCTGATTCTTTAGCATATTTAAGTTATGTTACTCCATTAAGCGGTGAATTATTTCACATTAACACAATTGGATGGGAAGGAGCATATACTCCTTTCTTACATGCCGGATCATGCATTGATAACACTAACAATGTTTATTATTTTGCTCCAAAACAAAATATAATTAATTCAGTTAATTTGAATACAGGTAATTTAATCTCCTCAGATACAATTTCTGTTAATGCTTTGTTTGGAATAGAATTATTAACATCTTGTACATGTCCTCTTACAACAAAAATTATAACGAAATCAGATAATAGCAAAATAACTATCTATCCTAATCCTGCGTCAAATGAGATTAATATTACCCATTCATTTTTTAATAAGGCTAATAATTATGAATTAATTATATCAAATGCTGTTGGAAAAACACAAAAACAATTAAAGATAAACAGTTCATCCACAAATATTAATATTAGTGATTTACTACCTGGTATTTATTTTATAAAAACTTTAATAAATAATAATGAAACTGATCATAGCAGTTTCATTATTATAAGATAA
- a CDS encoding DMT family transporter produces LGYLFYNYSLRVLSPTVVSFFIYLQPLFSSLTTMIVFGDKPGLIDYISAFLIFGGVWLVSMKHKEKKSVVA; encoded by the coding sequence TTCTTGGATATTTATTTTACAACTATTCCCTAAGAGTATTAAGTCCTACTGTTGTTAGCTTTTTTATTTACTTACAACCTCTTTTCTCAAGTTTAACTACAATGATTGTTTTTGGCGATAAACCAGGACTTATTGATTACATCTCTGCATTTTTAATATTTGGAGGCGTTTGGTTAGTAAGTATGAAACATAAAGAAAAAAAGTCTGTAGTAGCATAA